In Patagioenas fasciata isolate bPatFas1 chromosome 35, bPatFas1.hap1, whole genome shotgun sequence, the genomic stretch acaatggggacctgaGGGGGGactcccagccccatagcgcggGGACCCCGGTGTCCGGGCCCCCCACTGACCAGTCGTAGTCCATGACGGCGATGGTGagccccatcatcatcatcatcaccatcatcatcatcatcatcaccatcaacatcatcatcatcatcaacatcatcatcaccatcatcatcatcatcatcatcaccatcatcatcaacatcatcatcatcaccgtcatcatcatcatcaacatcatcatcatcgtaatcatgggacatcaatggggacatcaccaccatcatcatcatcaccatcaccatcatcaccttcACCATCATCACCTTcagcatcatcaccatcatcaccatcaccatcatcaacaacatgggacaatggggacatcatcaccatcatcaacatcatcatcatcatcaccatcatcaacatcatcatcatcatcaacatcatcatcatcaacatgggacatcatcatcaccatcatcatcaccaacGTCATCATCACcaacgtcatcatcatcatcaccatcatcatcaccatcaccatcaccatcaacatcaccatcaacatcaccatcaccattaacatcaccatcaccattaacatcaccatcaccatcaacatcaccatcaccattaacatcaccatcaccatcaccattaacatcaccatcaccattaacatcaccatcaccattaacatcaccatcaccatcaacatcaccatcaacatcatcatcaccatcattaacatggggatgtggggagacggggacaatggggacctgaGGGGGGactcccagccccatagcgcggggaccccggcgtccgggccccccacTGACCAGTCGTAGTCCATGACGGCGATGGTGAGCCCCACGAGGCGCACGCTGTCCTGGGGGAGGTCGAACACCAGCGCCTCGTTGTAGCTGGGGTTCAGCGTGTTCTTCTTGATGGACGTCTTGCGCTTCTTCAGCCGCCGGCCCTCGGACATCAGGGAGGCTTTGACGTAGGGATCTGTGGGGCAGACCCATAGCtgacccatggtgacccatagagacccatggtgAACCCATAGAGCCCCGTGGTGAACCCATAGTGAGCCATAGTGACTCACAGTGACGCATATGGACTCATAGACAACCTTGGCCATCAGCAACACCTTCATGTATGGATCTATAGGGCAGACCCATagctgacccatagtgacccatggTGAACCCATAGTGAGCCATAGTGACACACAGTGACCCATATGGACTCATAGACAACTTGGCCATCAGCAACACCTTCATGTATGGATCTATAGGGCAGACCCATAGTtgacccatggtgacccatagagacccatggtgAACCCATAGAGCCCCGTGGTGAACCCACAGTGAGCCATagtgacccacagtgacccatatGGACTCACAGACAACCTTGGCCATCAGCAACACCTTCATGTATGGATCTATAGGGTAGACCCATagctgacccatagtgacccatagagacccatggtgacccatagtgacccatagagccccatggtGAACCCACAGTGAGCCATagtgacccacagtgacccatatTGACTCATAGACAACTTGGCCATCAGCAACACCTTCATGTATGGATCTATAGGGCAGACCCATAgttgacccatagtgacccatagagacccatagtgacccatagagccccgtggtgaccccatagaaccccatggTGACCAACAGTGACCCATATTGACCCACAATCACCCCTATTGACCCACAGTCACCCTCGGACATCAGGGAGGCCTTGACGTAGGGATCTGTGGGgcagacccatagtgacccatagagacccacagccacccatatccccctgtccccatatcccctgtccccatatccccatgtccccctgtccccacatccccatgtccccatatccccctgaccctctgtccccacatcccatgtccccatatccccctgtccctatgtccccctgtccccatatccccatgtcccttgtgtccccatatccccatatccccctgtccttctgtccccatatcccatgtcccatatccccatgtccccctgtccccacatccccatgtccccctatccccctgtccccatatccccacatcccatatccccatatccccctgttcaatgtccccatatcccatgtccccatatccccctgtccctatgtccccctgtccccatatccccatgtcccttgtgtccccatatccccatatccccctgtccttctgtccccatatcccatgtcccatatccccatgtccccctgtccccacatccccatgtccccctatccccctgtccccatatccccacatcccatatccccatatccccctgttcaatgtccccatatcccatgtccccatatccccctgtccctatgtccccctgtccccatatccccatgtcccttgtgtccccacatccccatgtccccatatcccatgtccccctatccccatatccccacatcccatgtccccatatccccctgttcaatgtccccatatccccatgtcccatatccccatattcccctgtcccatgtccccatgtccccatatccccatatccccctgtccccatatccccacgtccccatgtccccatatccccctgtccccatatccccacgtccccatatccccctgtccccatatccccctgtccccatatccccacgtccccatgtccccatgtccccatatccccatatccccctgtccccatatcccccatgtccccatacccccccgtccccatatcccccatacatccccatgtccccctgtcccatatccccacgtccccctgtcccacatccccctatccccatatccccccttccccatacccccatgtccccacatccccccgtccccatatcccccatacatccccctgtcccccattccGTCCCACGTCCCCCAGTccatcccctgtccccccgtcccccccgtccccccgtaCCCGAGTAGCCGGTGAGGTCCATGGCGCGCAGGTTGGTGGCCCTGATGACGGTCACCGTCAGCCGCCCGGCCGTGGGCAGGTAGCACAGCGAGAAGTTCAGCTCGCCCAGCTCCGCCTTCTcctgtggggcagggtgtggggcagggagtGGGGCAGGGGGCGGATCACAAGGCTGCAGATGCAGCTACAAATGCATATGCAAATGTATATGCAAATGAACGTGCAAATGCATCTATAAATGCATACGCACATACACATGCGAATGCAGCTCGACATGCAACTGCAACCAGATTTGCAAATGCATATGCAAATCCATATGCATATGCAAATTCATATGCAAATGCAAATGAACATGCAAATGCATGTGCAAATGCATCTATAAATGCATCTGTGAATGCATATGCAAATGATTGTGCAAATGAACGTGCAAATGCATCTATAAATGCATCTCTAAATGCATCTGCGAATGCATATGCAAATGATTGTGCAACTGAACGTGCAAATGCATCTATAAATGcatatgcacatacacatgcGAATGCATCTCGACATGCACCTGCAACCAGATCTGCAAATGCATCTGCAAATGCATATGCAAATTCATATGCAAATGCAAATGAACGTGCAAATGCATGTGCAAATGTATCTATAAATGCATCTATAAATGCATCTGCAAATGCACCTGTAAATGCGTATGCACATACATATCTGAATGCATCTCAACATGCACCTGCAACCAGATCTGCAAATGCACATGCAAATTAATATGCAAATTAATATGCAAATGCAAATGAACATGCAAATGCATGTACAAATGTATCTATAAATGCATCTATAAATGCATCTGCAAATGCACCTGTAAATGcatatgcacatacacatgcGAATGCATCTCGACATGCACCTGCAACCAGATCTGCAAATGCATATGCAAATTCATATGCAAATTCATATGCAAATGCAAATGAACATGCAAATGCATGTGCAAATGTATCTATAAATGCATCTATAAATGCATCTGCAAGTGCACCTATAAATGcatatgcacatacacatgcGAATGCAGCTCGACATGCAACTGCAACCAGATCTGCAAATGCATATTCAAATTCATATGCAAATGCAAATGAACATGCAAATGCATGTGCAAATGTATCTATAAATGCATCTGCAAATGCATCTATAAATGcatatgcacatacacatgcGAATGCATCTCGACATGCACCTGCAACCAGATCTGCAAATGCATATGCAAATTCATATGCAAATGAACGTGCAAATGCATATGTAAATTCATATGTGAATTCAGCTGCAAGTGCAGGTGTaatttcacatgcaaatgcacgtGTGAATGCATCTGCAAATGCATATGTGAATCCATCTGCAAATGTATATGTGAATCCATCTGCAAGTGCATATGTGAATGCATCTGCAAATGTATATGTGAATTCACCTGCAAATGCACGTGTGAATGCATCTGCAAATGCATATGTGAATTCATCTGCAAATGCATATGTGAATTCATCTGCAAATGCATATGTAAATGAACATGCAAATGTATATGTGAATGCAGATGCAAATGCATATGTGAATGCAGATGCAAACGCATGTGTGAATGCAGATGCAAACGCATATGTGAATGCAGATGCAAATGCATATGTGAATGCAGATGCAAATGCATATGTGAATGCAGATGCAAATGCATATGTGAATGAACATGCAAATGCATATGTGAATGCAGACGCAAATGCATGTGTAAATGCAGATGCAAACGCATATGTAAATGAACATGCAAATGCATATGTAAATGCAGATGCAAACACATATGTGAATGCAGATGCAAACGCACACGTGAATGCAGATGCAAACGCATATGTGAATGCAGATGCAAACGCATATGTAAATGAACATGCAAATGCATATGTAAATGCAGATGCAAACACATGTGTGAATGCAGATGCAAACGCATATGTAAACGAACATGCAAATGCAGATGCAAACGCGTATGTAAATGCAGATGCAAACGCAGATGCAAACGCCGATGCAAACGTGGCCCCCTCACCCCCGCGGCCTCCAGGATGTCCCTCCAGATGGGGACGTCGGCCCCGCGCTCCACGGCCTCCAGCAGGTTGTCCAGCACCACCTGCCCGATGAGGTCGTGGCGCGAGAAGCGGTCGAAGTCGTAGACGCTGAAGTGCAGGCGGCGCGAGGGCAGCTCGGCGAAGGGCACCCCGAAGCTGAACGTCTCCTCGAACACGGGGTTCAGGGTGCGACGGTgcacctggggaccccaaaatgcgGCTTCGGCGCGGGGGAAAACCCCCCGACCCCCGGGAGAGGGGAGATGGGGAGGGATCCGGATCCGGAGTGTTGAGCGGGCCAGGCCGGGATTTCCAAGTGGCTTTGCCCTCCATACCCatttatccccattcaccccattaccccattcatcccattatccccattcaccccattatccccattcaccccattaccccattatccccattcaccccattaccccattcaccccattatccccattcaccccattaccccattcaccccattatccccattcaccccattaccccattatccccattcaccccattaccccattcaccccattatccccattcaccccattatccccattcatcccctttatccccattcaccccattaccccattaccccattcaccccattatccccattcaccccattaccccattatccccattcaccccattaccccattcaccccattatccccattcaccccattaccccattcaccccattatccccattcaccccattaccccattcatcccattatccccattcaccccattatccccattcaccccattaccccattcaccccattatccccattcaccccattaccccattcaccccattatccccattatccccattaccccattatccccattcaccccattaccccattcaccccattatccccattcaccccattatccccattcaccccattaccccattcaccccattcactccattaccccattcaccccattatccccattcaccccattacccccattcatccccttatccccattcaccccattatccccattcaccccattcatcccattatccccattcacTCCATTACCCCATTcatcccattatccccattcaccccattatccccattcaccccattacccccattcaccccattaccCCATTCCCTCCAttatccccattccccccccaccccattctccccattcaccccattaccccccacccctcattatccccattccccccactaccccattatccccattccaCCCATTATCCCATTCCCCCCATTACCCCACtccacccattcccccccaccccccattcccCACCCCATTCCCCCCTCACCCctttatccccattcaccccttTATCCCCTTCCCTCTCCACCCCACCCctttatccccattcaccccatcacccccaatccctccccacccctttatccccattcaccccatcacccccaatccctccccacccctttatccccattccccccatcaccccccttaCCCCCATTCACCCCCttaccccattccccccattcccccccgtccccccccatTCACCTTAGTCTGGCACTTCTTCTTACGCTCGGGCAGCAGGTGAATCTTGACATAGGGGTCGCTGAGCCCGTTGGGGTCCTTGGGCGGCAGTTCCGCCGCACGCAGGACTCGaaccaggagctgctgggagccGTAGGCGTAGCGCAGCGCCACCGCCAGGCGGCCGCAGGTGGGCGTGGCCCCGCGGGACCCCTCCCCGTCCCCGTAGAGCTCCGGttggatctgccccagccccggggcgcTGGGGGGGTCCGGTTTGTCCTCGGATAacggggggctatggggggatttgggggggtcacccACACGTGGGAGGtggccctgtgtcccccccatgtccccgtgtcccccccatgtccccatgtcccatatcccccaccTCCCCGTCCCCGTAAAGCTCCGGttggatctgccccagccccggggcgcTGGGGGGGTCCGGTTTGTCCTCGGATAacggggggctatggggggatttggggggtcaccCACACATGGGAGGtggccctgtgtcccccccatgtccccgtgtcccccccatatgtccccccccattcccaTGTCCGCAtagccccatgtccccaatccccctgtccccccatatccccatgcccccatatccccccatgtcccatacgtccctatgtccccccatatgtccccatggccccctcatgtccccctgtcccccctaatatgtccccatatccccccatatgcccccatgtgccccccatgtcccatatccccatgtcccccatccccatatccccctgccccccccatatatccccatgtcccccccatgtccccctgtccccatatccccctgttccCCCCATATATTCCCATgccccccatatgtccccatgtctccctatcccccccatccccatgacccccatatgGCCCCATgcccccatatgtccccataccccccatatccccatgcccccccatgacccctatgtccccatatccccctatatcCCCCACACCCCTcatacccccccatatccccatgtccccccatgactccatatgtccccatgtcccatatgtccctatgtccccccatatccccatgctCCCCATGACTCCCAtatgtccccatacccccccatgacccccatatgtccccatacccccccatgcccccatgtccccccatgacccccatactcccccatatccccataccctcccatgacccccatatgtcccaatgtcccatatgtccccatacccccccatatccccatacccccccatgcccccacatgtccccatgttcccccatacccccatgccccccccatgaccccatatGTCCCATAcatccccatacccccccatatccccataccccccatgacccccatatatccccatatccccatacccccccatgcccccatatgtccccataccccccccatatccccatgtccccctatatgtccccatgtctccataccccccccatgcccccatatgtccccataccccccccatatccccatgtcccccccatgaccccatatgtccccataccccccccatatatccccatatccccatacccccccatgcccccatatgtccccataccccccccatatccccatgccccccccatgaccccatatgtccccatgtcccatacatccccataccccccatgacccccatatatccccatatccccatacccccccatgcccccatatgtccccataccccccccatatccccatgtccccccatatgtccccatatccccatacccccccatgcccccatgtccccatatccccatacccccccatgacccccatatgtccccatgtcccatatgtccccatacccccccataccccccacgtCCCCCTACCTGCTCCCCAGCGCCCCCACGTGTTGCTGCGAGGTCGCGCTGCTCAACGCCCCCCCCGCCGCGTCCCCCCCTATATCGGGGTGACCCGCCTGGACCACTTGGGGTGTCccctgcccagagaggctgggaGGGACCAcaacggggggctggggggggggtgcCCCCCCAACCCTCCCCCCCTCAGGACACGGCCCCATATCCAAATAACACCGCTCGGGGGGGGGTTCGagtcccccttcccctcctccccgtTCGCTTAGGGGGTCCCCAAAAGTGGTTCCGCCCCCTACCCCCACCCCTaaggtttggggggggtctttgCGGGGGGGGGGCGCCCCCTTGTGGCGCCAGGGGAGCCAGCAGAGCTTCCAGGACACGAAGAGGGACACCCCCAGCAGGACGATGCCGCAGAAGGTGACGATGACGGACAGCAGGCTGACGGACACCtctgcaagggacccaggagtgccccaagggacccaggagtgcggggaggggggggggaagaggggggggggggtggaggggacagcggggacaatAAAGGGAGTTAAGGGACACCCAAGGGAGCACAAGGCACCCAAGGGAACCCAAGGCACCCAAGGGAACCCAAAGGCACCCAAGGGGACCCAAAGGCACCCAATGGAGCCCAAAAGCATGAAGAGGGACCCCAAAGACACCCAAGGGGGACAGaacacaccccagggaccccaaaggtACCCAAGGGACCCCAAGACACCCAAGGGAACCCAAACCAAGGGACCCCAAAGGCACCCAAGGGGGACAGaacacaccccagggaccccaaaggcACCCAAGGGACCCCAAAGACACCCAAGGGGGACAGaacacaccccagggaccccaaagacACCCAAGGGACCCCAAGACACCCAAGGGAACCCAAACCAAGGGACCCCAAGACACCCAAGGGGGACAGaacacaccccagggaccccaaaggcACCCAAGGGACCCCAAGACACCCAAGGGAACCCAAACCAAGGGACCCCAAGACACCCAAGGGGGACAGaacacaccccagggaccccaaaggtACCCAAGGGACCCCAAAGACACCCAAGGGACCCCAAGACACCCAAGGGGGACAGaacacaccccagggaccccaaaggtACCCAAGGGACCCCAAAGGCACCCAAGGGGGACAGaacacaccccagggaccccaaaggcACCCAAGGGACCCCAAAGACACCCAAGGGGGACAGaacacaccccagggaccccaaaggtACCCAAGGGACCCCAAAGGCACCCAAGGGACCCCCatatccctatgtccccatatccccctgtccccccatcccccatgttcccctgtcccatgtccgatatccccacatccccatatcccatgtccccccctatCACCCCCCAGcctcaggtgtccccatgtcccatgtcccatgtccccatatccctctgtcccatatccccacatcccccctgtccccccatgtccccatgtcccatatccccctgtccccatacccctgtgtccccatatccccctgtccccttgtccccatgtcccacatccccatgtccccccctgtccccatgtcccctgtccccccatgtcccccccatccccagatgtccccatgtcccctgtccccccatgtcccccccatccccagatgtccccatgtcccctgtcccccccatgcccccctatccccagatgtccccatgtcccctgtcccccccatgtcccccccatccccagatgtccccatgtcccctgtccccccatgtcccccccatccccagatgtccccatgtcccctgtcccccccatgtccccctatccccagatgtccccatgtcccctgtcccccccatgtcccccccatccccagatgtccccatgtcccctgtccccccatgtcccccccatccccagatgtccccatgtcccctgtcccccccatgcccccccatccccagatgtccccatgtcccctgtcccc encodes the following:
- the SYT3 gene encoding synaptotagmin-3 produces the protein MSGDYEDELCRGALRLVQELCFAPRARPPHPKCLEFTDLLRHRGHPRGGDGEVSVSLLSVIVTFCGIVLLGVSLFVSWKLCWLPWRHKGAPPPRKDPPQTLGVGVGGGTTFGDPLSERGGGEGGLEPPPERCYLDMGPCPEGGRVGGAPPPQPPVVVPPSLSGQGTPQVVQAGHPDIGGDAAGGALSSATSQQHVGALGSSPPLSEDKPDPPSAPGLGQIQPELYGDGEGHGDMGGTQGHLPRVGDPPKSPHSPPLSEDKPDPPSAPGLGQIQPELYGDGEGSRGATPTCGRLAVALRYAYGSQQLLVRVLRAAELPPKDPNGLSDPYVKIHLLPERKKKCQTKVHRRTLNPVFEETFSFGVPFAELPSRRLHFSVYDFDRFSRHDLIGQVVLDNLLEAVERGADVPIWRDILEAAGEKAELGELNFSLCYLPTAGRLTVTVIRATNLRAMDLTGYSDPYVKASLMSEGRRLKKRKTSIKKNTLNPSYNEALVFDLPQDSVRLVGLTIAVMDYDCIGHNEVIGLCHVGPGAEPRGREHWERMLANPRKPVEQWHPLVEEKSLVAPRDKPGSALENVGPD